One stretch of Echeneis naucrates chromosome 11, fEcheNa1.1, whole genome shotgun sequence DNA includes these proteins:
- the LOC115051244 gene encoding E3 ubiquitin-protein ligase RING2-A isoform X2 produces the protein MAAPVNIQTPSKTWELSLYELHRSPQEAIMDGTEVAVSPRSLHSELMCPICLDMLKNTMTTKECLHRFCSDCIVTALRSGNKECPTCRKKLVSRRSLRRDSNFDALISKIYPSRDEYEAHQRRVLDRLNRLHNKEALSSSIEEGLRQQARYRNHRVKKPTQESDNTTFSGGEDNGDTRSHLSHDSAPSQTPHPCGQTPSEAGPSRKRPRVSDDGSGPEADSGSPTPPLRHHKEGPASEIELVFRPHPQLVHGQDYNQTRYVKTTANATVDHLSKYLALRIALEDRRTNSETEDRAKEEGGGAEDRGAEGGSGGESGRAAGSGEGSSLSNISEKQYTIYIMTRGGQFSTLNGSLTLELVNEKYWKVRKPLELYYAPTKDQQQPQQKSPLPAPHPPPPPPPQREG, from the exons ATGGCAGCTCCAGTAAACATCCAGACTCCCAGTAAGACCTGGGAGCTGAGTCTTTATGAGCTGCACAGGAGCCctcag GAGGCGATCATGGACGGGACGGAGGTGGCGGTGTCCCCTCGCTCTCTGCACAGTGAGCTGATGTGCCCCATTTGCCTGGACATGCTGAAGAACACCATGACCACCAAAGAGTGTCTGCACCGTTTCTGCTCTGACTGCATTGTGACTGCGCTGCGATCAGG GAACAAAGAATGTCCAACCTGCAGGAAGAAATTGGTTTCCAGGCGTTCACTGCGTCGAGACTCCAACTTTGATGCACTGATCTCAAAGATATATCCGAGCCGTGACGAGTATGAGGCCCACCAGCGTCGAGTCTTGGATCGACTCAACAGGCTGCACAACAAAGAGGCGCTGAGCTCCAGCATCGAGGAGGGGCTTCGGCAGCAGGCCCGCTACAG GAACCACAGAGTGAAGAAGCCGACTCAAGAAAGTGACAACACAACCTTCAGCGGCGGGGAAGATAATGGTGATACTCGATCACACCTGTCCCATGACTCCGCTCCCTCACAGACCCCACACCCCTGTGGTCAGACCCCATCAGAGGCCGGACCAAGCCGCAAGAGACCTCGGGTCTCAGATGACGGCTCTGGGCCTGAGGCAGATAGCGGGAGTCCAACACCTCCACTGAGACACCACAAAGAGGGGCCGGCCTCGGAGATTGAGCTGGTGTTCAGACCACACCCCCAGCTGGTCCACGGCCAGGACTACAACCAGACCAG ATACGTAAAGACAACTGCCAACGCCACAGTCGATCATCTTTCCAAATACCTCGCTCTGCGGATCGCGCTGGAGGACAGACGGACCAACagtgagacagaggacagagcgAAGGAAGAGGGGGGTggagcagaggacagaggagcagagggaggaagtgGGGGAGAAAGTGGGCGAGCGGCAGGAAGTGGGGAGGGGTCGAGCCTGAGCAACATCAGTGAGAAGCAGTACACCATCTACATCATGACCAGAGGCGGACAGTTCTCT ACGCTGAACGGCTCTCTGACTCTGGAGCTGGTCAATGAGAAATACTGGAAGGTGAGGAAACCCCTTGAGCTTTACTACGCCCCCACCAAGGACCAACAGCAGCCGCAGCAGAAGTCTCCACTGCCAGCTCCGCATCCCCCGCCGCCTCCACCTCCACAGAGGGAAGGGTGA
- the LOC115051244 gene encoding E3 ubiquitin-protein ligase RING2-A isoform X1 gives MAAPVNIQTPSKTWELSLYELHRSPQEAIMDGTEVAVSPRSLHSELMCPICLDMLKNTMTTKECLHRFCSDCIVTALRSGNKECPTCRKKLVSRRSLRRDSNFDALISKIYPSRDEYEAHQRRVLDRLNRLHNKEALSSSIEEGLRQQARYRSERNHRVKKPTQESDNTTFSGGEDNGDTRSHLSHDSAPSQTPHPCGQTPSEAGPSRKRPRVSDDGSGPEADSGSPTPPLRHHKEGPASEIELVFRPHPQLVHGQDYNQTRYVKTTANATVDHLSKYLALRIALEDRRTNSETEDRAKEEGGGAEDRGAEGGSGGESGRAAGSGEGSSLSNISEKQYTIYIMTRGGQFSTLNGSLTLELVNEKYWKVRKPLELYYAPTKDQQQPQQKSPLPAPHPPPPPPPQREG, from the exons ATGGCAGCTCCAGTAAACATCCAGACTCCCAGTAAGACCTGGGAGCTGAGTCTTTATGAGCTGCACAGGAGCCctcag GAGGCGATCATGGACGGGACGGAGGTGGCGGTGTCCCCTCGCTCTCTGCACAGTGAGCTGATGTGCCCCATTTGCCTGGACATGCTGAAGAACACCATGACCACCAAAGAGTGTCTGCACCGTTTCTGCTCTGACTGCATTGTGACTGCGCTGCGATCAGG GAACAAAGAATGTCCAACCTGCAGGAAGAAATTGGTTTCCAGGCGTTCACTGCGTCGAGACTCCAACTTTGATGCACTGATCTCAAAGATATATCCGAGCCGTGACGAGTATGAGGCCCACCAGCGTCGAGTCTTGGATCGACTCAACAGGCTGCACAACAAAGAGGCGCTGAGCTCCAGCATCGAGGAGGGGCTTCGGCAGCAGGCCCGCTACAGGTCTGAGAG GAACCACAGAGTGAAGAAGCCGACTCAAGAAAGTGACAACACAACCTTCAGCGGCGGGGAAGATAATGGTGATACTCGATCACACCTGTCCCATGACTCCGCTCCCTCACAGACCCCACACCCCTGTGGTCAGACCCCATCAGAGGCCGGACCAAGCCGCAAGAGACCTCGGGTCTCAGATGACGGCTCTGGGCCTGAGGCAGATAGCGGGAGTCCAACACCTCCACTGAGACACCACAAAGAGGGGCCGGCCTCGGAGATTGAGCTGGTGTTCAGACCACACCCCCAGCTGGTCCACGGCCAGGACTACAACCAGACCAG ATACGTAAAGACAACTGCCAACGCCACAGTCGATCATCTTTCCAAATACCTCGCTCTGCGGATCGCGCTGGAGGACAGACGGACCAACagtgagacagaggacagagcgAAGGAAGAGGGGGGTggagcagaggacagaggagcagagggaggaagtgGGGGAGAAAGTGGGCGAGCGGCAGGAAGTGGGGAGGGGTCGAGCCTGAGCAACATCAGTGAGAAGCAGTACACCATCTACATCATGACCAGAGGCGGACAGTTCTCT ACGCTGAACGGCTCTCTGACTCTGGAGCTGGTCAATGAGAAATACTGGAAGGTGAGGAAACCCCTTGAGCTTTACTACGCCCCCACCAAGGACCAACAGCAGCCGCAGCAGAAGTCTCCACTGCCAGCTCCGCATCCCCCGCCGCCTCCACCTCCACAGAGGGAAGGGTGA